The Hirundo rustica isolate bHirRus1 chromosome 36, bHirRus1.pri.v3, whole genome shotgun sequence genomic sequence ATTTGAGGTATTTCAGATTTGGGGCGTCTGGGATAGATTTTGGGGTCCAGGAGCAGACCTGGGCCTCCAGGATCCCTTCTTCCATCCCTTTCACGTGAAGAGCAAAACGGTTTCAGGTGCCAGCCACAGAAATCTGTCCCCAACCTGGAGGAGCCGCATTTCCACCCTGAGCCCAGAGCTTCGtgtgcaaaaaaccccaaaaaacaaaaaacccaaccaaccaaagacACATTTTTGCGCAATTCTGCGCAAATCTCCGTTTCCTGGGGCCGAGCAGCCGCTTCCTTCCTGCGCCCTGAATCTCCGGCCCGGCACCCTCCGGCTCTTCCCGGCACATTCCGGCACATTCCAGCAAATCCCTCATTCCCGGGGAGCtcgaggaagaggaggaagaggatgaggtTGGAGTTTCTGCTCCTCGTGGCTGCGGCGTTTCCCTCGTGCTTGAGTGATTCTGGCAAGGATCCCCCCCGGGATTCCCCCCGGGATTCCCCCCGGGGTTCCGGCCGTTCCCGGGGCCGTTCCGCGGCCGCCCCGCGGCTCCTCCCGGCGCCCTTGGTGCTGCGGCTCCCCCCGGAGCCGGGGCCCCCCCGGATCCGCTGCCTGGCCCCGCAGCGCTTCCCAGGCAGCACCTTCGAGCTTTTCCAGGGAATCCCGGGGGTCGCGGTGCGCAGCGTCCCGGCCGCCCCCGACCAGCACTGGGCCGACTTCTCCCTGCCCGGAGCCGCCCGGTGCTTGCGGTGCCGGTACCGGAGCCACAACGGCAGCGCCTGGCTGGAGTCGGAGCCGAGCGCCGGCATCGGGAGCTCcggtgggtttgggggggctcATCCCGGCGGGAATCCCCTTCCCGCATCCTGGGCTGCCCCGGAGCCAAATCCGCTGCTTTTCTCCCCAGATTTGGGCGATGCCGAGTGTCACTCCGGTGCCACAGGACCCCCGCCCACTGCCGGGACCCTGCGGAAAGGTACCGGTACCGGCACCGGCCCggggctgtccctgtcaccgGTCCCGGTGCCCGATCCCGGTGCCGGATCCCGGGGATCCCCACCCTCTCTCCCTTCCAGGTCGCTCCTGGCTCCTCCCGGTCTCGCTTGGTGTCGCCGtcccggggctgctgctgctgctggcggcTGCGGCCGTGGCCTGGCGAGGTGGGAGGGGGCTCGGAACCGGGAATTCCGGGGGGTTCCGTGCCCAGGGACCCCCACCCCGCCCTGCTGGGGCGTCCCGGCCCCCGGTGCCACCGGTTCTGTTCCCCACAGGCCTCCGGCGGCAGCGTGCACAGAGCCCCACGGCTCCGGCCCCGGTAAAGCCGAACCCACCGTGACCCCGtgacccccaaacccaaccccagaccccccaaaacccacaccGGTGTCTCCCCTGTCTCGGCAGAGCTTCCCCATGGCCCCCGCACCGGCGGCGCCGTCCCAGTGAGGGGCCCCGGCGGTCCCGGTTGTCCCCCCGCTCCTACCCGGGGAGCCGGGAGCGcgtcccggtgtccccgcggATCGAGGCTGGCTCCGGTTACCGGGAACCCTCCCGGGGGACCCCACCCTCCCTCCGGTGCTGCAAGCTCCCCGCTGAACTCTCCGGTGCCAATAAAGGTGTTTGTCTCCAGCGCCGCCACATTCCCGGGATCTGGGGCCCGTGCCAATCCCAGTGTCGGTGGCAGTTCCAAGTGCTGTGTCCCATTCCCGGTGCCCATTCCCGgtgtcccattcccattcccagcgTCCCGGTGCCCATTCCCGGTGTCCCATTCCCGGTGCCCATTCCTGGTgtcccgttcccattcccggtgtcccattcccggtgtcccattcccattcccagcgTCCCGGTGCCCATTCCCGGTGTCCCATTCCCGGTGCCCATTCCTGGTgtcccgttcccattcccggtgtcccattcccggtgtcccattcccattcccagtgtcccggTGTTCCATTCCCCGTGtcccattcccggtgtcccATTCCCGGTGTTCCATTCCCGGTgtcccgttcccattcccgttcccattcccggtgTTCCATTCTCGGTGTCCCATTCgcattcccgttcccattcccggtgtcccgttcccattcccggtgtcccgttcccattcccgttcccattcccggtgtcccATTGCCCTCGCGCCCGCCAGGGGGCGCACCTgccccggccgcggccgctCGGGGGCGTGTCCCCAGGGGTGGGCGTGTCTCCTACCGGGGCGTGTCCCGGGGTCGGGGGGCGTGTCCCGGGTCGGGGGGGGCGTGGCCCCGGGtgggcggggcgcggcgcggTCCAAGATGGCCGCGGTGTCGGTGTTCCCCGGCGTGCGGCTCCTCACGGTCGGGGACGCGAACGGGGAGATCCAGcggcaccaggagcagcagccgcTCCGCCTCGAGGTCCGCACCGGCCCCGACAGCGCCGCCATCGCCCTCTACGGCCGTGAGTGCgccggggggcgcgggcggggcgggggagggCGGAGAGGGGCGAGGGGTCTGTGGGGATGGGGGAGGGGCCCTGAGGGGCGCGGGGGAGACCCtgagggggcggcggggccgggggggctgcgggggtCCCGGAGGAGCTGCGGGGGCCCTGAGGGCACTGTGGGGCTCGGGGGGCGCCGGGGGTGcagggccgggggggggggccgggccTGCAGGGGCGATCTGCGGGGTTTGGGggcgcggggctgggctgggggggtcccgggaggggttcggggtggggggggttcAGTGTCCCGTCCCTTTGGGGGATCCGCCGGCCTCGAGGGTCTCCGGGGTCTCCCCGTGCCGCGGCGTTTTCCGGAGGATGCGGAAAGTTCGTTCCCATCCCCTCCCGGTTCCTTTCCACTTTGGCCCGAAGCGGCCCCAATTCCGTGGCCGCCCCGGGGCCGTGCGGGGGTCCCGGTGGCGCCCCCGAATTCCCGGGGctcggggggcggcggcgccgccgaGTTCTCTTTGTCTCCGCGCAAGATTCCGGCTTTTTCCCGgcatttggggctttttttttttttttacattttaattttttttttttaatttcccttctctttccccccAAACCCGGCGTCTCCTGCGCTTTGTGCTCGGGCTCCTCCGCGGGATCCCCGCGGGTTTTCCGTGGTGGGGGGCAACCCCCGACCCCTTCCCCTCCGTTAATTAATCTCCGGGAGAAATTAACGCGCGGCGGCGGCTTTGACGCCGACGTTGAggcggggaaactgaggcacggcgGCCGCTCCATCCCCGAGCCGCTCCCGGTGCCGGCCCGTTCTCTGTCGGCGGCAGGACCGGAGCTTCCCCGCGGAGCCTCCGGAAGCTGCTCCGGAGCCGCCTTTGTGCggcggggggctccggggggctCTGCCGGAACATCTGCCCGTCCTTTCATCGGTCACAAAGAGCCGCGGCCGCCGGCGCTCGGTGCAGGTGTTCCCCGgctccccgccgctcccgctgcCTCCCGCAACTTCCCGAGCCGCGTGGCCGCTCCGCCGGCAGCGGAGGAGGCTCCGGCAGCCGCCGGATCCCGGGGCAAAAAcgggatttttttgggaatcGGCTGCCTCGGGTTTTCCGGCGGATCCGCCGCTGGCGGCCCGGGGGCACCGCGGGGCCCTTCCCGGTTCCCGGGGCCGTTCCCGGTTCCCGGGGCAGTTTCTGCCTCCCGGGACgatcccagctcagccccagaccctccctccttttcccgGGTAGCCACggaccccaaatccccattTCTGGTTGGAATTCCGGctgctccccctccctcctcccctccggGCCGTGCTTTAGGAGCCCTCCTCCGCCGTAATTAGAGGTTAATTAGGTTAATTGTGCTTCATCCCGCTCTGTTGGGAGGGTTCAGCACCGGGACCGGGGCTCGGCCTCGTGCTCACCTCACTTTTCTCTCCGtcccctccctttttcctttcattccacCCCATTTTCCCGCCCCGTTTTCCCTCTCCGCACCCTCCCCTCCCGTTTTCCCCTCCCCGTTCCCggtttttcccctcccttcccggTTTTTCCCCTCACCCCAGAGGAGGATGTCTGCGTGTTCAAGTGCTCCGTGTCCCGCGAGACCGAGTGCAGCCGGGTGGGGAAGCAATCCTTCATCATCACCCTGGGCTGCAACAGCGTCCTGCTGCAATTCGGGACCCCCAACGGTGGGAGCCCCCCCGGACCGCCCCGGGATTCCCCCGGATTCCCCTGGGATCCCCCGGTaatcccccttttctcctcccccCCCTCGCAGATTTCTGCTCCTTTTACAACATCCTGAAGAACTGCCGGGGCCACAACACGGAGCGCTCGGTGTTCAGCGAGCGCACGGAGGAGTCCTCGGCAGTGCAGTACTTCCAGGTGGGAATTGCGGGGTTTGGGGCGAGATTCCCGgtgctgggatggaattcccggTGTTTGGGGCGGGATTCCTGGTGCTGGGGCGCGATTCCCGGTGCAGTGGGGGTTCCTGGACTGACgatgtgtccgtgtgtccccgtgtccgtgCGTCCCGTGTCCGTGCGTCCCGTGTCCGTGTGTTCCCGTGTCCGTGCGtcccgtgtccgtgtgtccggCAGTTCTACGGGTACCTGTCGCAGCAGCAGAACATGATGCAGGATTACGTGCGCACGGGGACGTACCAGCGCGCCATCCTGCAGAACCACAGCGACTTCAAGGACAAGGTCTGCGGGGGCCCGGCTGCTTTCGGGGAGATCTGACCCGGGTTTGGTCAggattggtttggtttggaggGGGGAGGCCTGgcttgggttttggggggggtctgGTTGAGGTTTGGGGGCGTCTGGGTGTGTTTTTGGGGAGATCtggctgggttttggggggattttttctgggttttgggcAAGGTGCAGCCTGGATTCAGGTGGGAATCCTGGCTCACCtcttttgagaattttttgGGAAGCCTGGCTGACTTTTGGGACAAACCTGCTGCATTTGGGGACAAACCAGCCTCATTTGGgggtctggctgcagctccagcagcacagcttcatCCCAGAGCCCCAGTTCGGGTTGTTTTTCCCATCCTTGGGGAACGCATCTGGTGAGGGCTGGGATAGCCCCGCTCCTGTGTTAAACATGGGATCAAATGTGGGGTCAAACACAGATCAGACATGGGATCAGACCCGGATCAAACACAGATCAGATAATGGATCAAACATGGGATCAGACCCGGATCGAACACGGGATCAAACACAGGATCAAACACAGATCAGATAATGGATCAAACATGGGATCAGACCCAGATCAAATGTGGGATCAAACACAGATCAGATAATGGATCAAACATGGGATCAGACCCAGATCAAACGTGGGATCAAACACAGGATCAAACACAGATCAGATAATGGATCAAACATGGGATCATCACGGGATCAGAGCAGCTTTGGGCGCCCTAATTCCCGGGCCCCTCGGGGTTCCAGGAGGATCCCACATCCCCCTCACGCCCCTTCCCCAGATCGTCCTGGACGTGGGCTGCGGCTCGGGAATCCTCTCCTTCTTCGCGGCGCAGGCCGGGGCGCGGAAAATCTACGCGGTGGAAGCCAGCACCATGGCCCAGCACGCCGAGGTGAGCCGGGGGGGGATCCCCGGGACCCAGGGGGAGccgccccacagcctgacccccGTCCCCCTTCCCGCAGGTGCTGGTGAAGAGCAACAACCTGACGGAGCGGATCGTGGTGATCCCGGGCAAGGTGGAGGAGGTGTCGCTGCCCGAGCAGGTGGACATCATCATCTCCGAGCCCATGGGCTACATGCTCTTCAACGAGCGCATGCTCGAGAGTTACCTGCACGCCAAGAAGTACCTGAAGCCCAGTGGTGAGCGCAGGGGGGGCCCCGGGGGTCCCCGGAGCCGCAGGAACCCCCCCGGCCCCACGCTcgcccccttttccccccacagGGAACATGTTCCCCACGATCGGGGACGTGCACCTGGCGCCCTTCACGGACGAGCAGCTCTACATGGAGCAGTTCACCAAGGCCAACTTCTGGTGAGGGCTCCCCGTCCCCAgttccctttcctctttcccagtCCCCGTTCCCAGTCCCTGTTTCCATTCCCAGTCGTTGTttccattcccagtccctgttcCCAATTCCCAGTCCCCGTCCCCAGTTCCCAATTCCCAGTTCCCGTTCCCAATTCCCAGTCCCCGTTCCCAATTCCCAGTCCCCGTTCCCAGTCCTTGTttccattcccagtccctgttcCCAATTCCCAGTCCCCGTTCCCAGTCCTTGTTTCCATTCCCAGTCCCCGTTCCCAATTCCCAGTCCCCGTTCCCAATTCCCAGTCCCCGTTCCCAGTCCCTGTttccattcccagtccctgttcCCAATTCCCAGTCTCCAATTCCCAGTCCCCAATTCCCAGTTCCCGttccccgttcccattcccagtccccACCATGAAGGGAATGGCTCTGGTCAGGATCAGGGATCTGAGCGGGGTTTGAGGGAATCCTGGGGGGATCCGGctggggtttgggtgggatCCAGCTCGGGTTTTTGGGGATCTGCCACACTTTGGGGACAAACCTGCCTGGTTTTGGGGTCTGTCTCCGCTCCCCAGCACGGCTCCATCCCAGAGCCACACCTGGGCTGGAACTCACCTGGCGGGGGGTGGGACAACCCCGGGCCCTCACCCCtggcccccagccccatccctgggggagCCCCACGCCCCTGGCCCTGTGCCCCACGCCAATTTCGGGGTTTTCCCGCAGGTACCAGCCCTCCTTCCACGGCGTCGACCTCTCGGCGCTGCGCGGCGCCGCCGTGGACGAGTACTTCAGGCAGCCCGTGGTGGTGAGTGACccctgggggctccaggggcCGGTTTTGGGGGGGTCTTCGGGCGAACCAGGGTTTTGGGGGAGCTTTGGGAGCGTCCCAatcctgcccctttcccccaggaCACCTTCGACATCCGGATTTTAATGGCCAAATCCGTCAAATACACCGTCAACTTCTTGGAAGCCAAGGAGGGCGACTTGCACAGGTGAGGGGCGCCtggggggggctcgggggggctTTGAGGGGGTCCCCCCCCGCTCACCCCCCCCTTGTCCTGCAGGATAGAAATCCCCTTCAAATTCCACATGCTGCACTCGGGGCTGGTGCACGGCCTGGCCTTCTGGTTCGACGTGGCCTTCATCGGCTCCATGTAGGTGCTGGGGGGGtccccgggccggggcgggggggtccccggggcggggcggggccgtgTCTGAGCCCCCCCGGCCTCCCTCGCCCCCCCAGAATGACGGTGTGGCTCTCGACGGCCCCCACGGAGCCGCTGACGCACTGGTACCAGGTGCGCTGCCTGTTCCAGTCGCCGCTCTTCGCCAAGGCCGGCGACACGCTCTCAGGGACCTGCCTGCTCATCGCCAACAAGAGGTGCGGGGtctggggggcactgggggggcacagggaggagctggagtgATGCAGGGGGCGATCTGGGGGGGATGAGGGGGCACAGGGGCGAATCAGGACAGGTTTGAGGGGATTtaggggggtttggggggcacTGAGTGGGActtggggggtttgggggcaTTAGGGCAGGTTTGGGGGGCACAGCGGGGGTTTGGGGCAGGTTTTGGGGGGCACAGGTTGGTTTGGGGAGCACAgggtgggtttggggcaggttttggggggcacaggttggtttggggggcacagggtgggtttagggcaggtttggggggcacagggtgggtttggggcaggttttggggggcacaggttggtttggggggcacagggtgggtttggggcaggTTTTGGGGGGCACTGGGTGGGTTTGGGACAGGTTTTTGTGGGGCTCAttgggggtttggggcaggTTTTGGGGGGCACAgtgggggtttggggcaggTTTTGGGGGGCACACGGGGGTCCCCAAGCCCCCCCCAGCCGTGTCCCGGTTCGGCTCCGCCGCTCCCTCGGCCCCTCTGGAATTggtctgggagctgcaggggggGCTCCTGCCCCAGTTTGGGCCGGGGGGGCCCTGGCCCAGTTTCGGGGTGTATTTATAGCTGGGGGGGGCACCATGACCCAGATGCTGCCGCTgggcctggggggctctggcCGCCCCCAGGGGCACTTTGGGCTCTCAGAGCCCCCTCGCCTTCGCTTTGGGGGGGGTCTCGCTgccccccggcccctccccggGTGTTTTTCTGGGGGGGGTCTCACGGGCTGTCCCCCCTCCCCAGACAGAGCTACGACATCAGCATCGTGGCCCAGGTGGACCAGACGGGCTCCAAGTCCTCCAACCTCCTGGACCTGAAAAAACCCCTTCTTCAGGTAGGGCCagggggggctgcggggccggggggacccccgggacccccccaaaccctgACAACgcccccccgcctcccccaGGTACACGGGCACGACCCCCTCGCCCCCCCCCGGCTCCCACTACACGTCGCCGTCGGAGAACATGTGGAACACGGGCAGCAGCTACAACATGAGCACGGGCATGGCCGTGGCCGGTGGgtctgggggctctgggggggctctgggggggctctgggggggtCACCCCGCGCTTTTGGGGGGTTCTGACCCCCTCCCCACGCAGGGATGCCGGCGGCGTACGACCTGAGCAGCGTCATCGCCGGCGGCTCCAACGTGGGCCACAACAACCTGATCCCGTTAGGTGAGCTCTGGGGGGGCTCAGGACGCCCCGGGGGGGGGTCTCTAACgagattttggggggggggggtctcacaccccccccccagccTCACCGTGCCCCCCACCCCTCGCAGCCAACACCGGCATCGTCAACCACACCCACTCCAGGATGGGCTCCATCATGAGCACGGGCATCGTGCAAGGTACCCCacgccccctccccaaaacaaaccaccccaaaccccccccgaCGCCCCCGTGAccccccctgtgccccccaggcTCGTCCAGCGGTCAGAGCGGCGCCGGCTCCAGCACCCACTACCCCCTGAACAGCCAGTTCACCATGGGCGGCCCCCCCATCTCCATGGCCTCCCCCATGTCCATCACCACCAACACCATGCACTACGGCAGCTAAAGGGCCCCAGAAACCCAGGAGGAAGAACCAAAACCGGgggcagccccctccccagccccggggggGCGCgggcctttccctcccccctcgCTCCGTGCCGGACCCggaggggattttttgggatttttttgggatttgttttgttttgttttgttttagttccgtgggttttttgtggggagaagggcggggcggggggggaaggTTGGAAGGTTCGTGGTTTTTGTAACGATTCCCAGATGATCCCTGGTGGGATTGgggcggggaggaggggggggcaGGCTGTGAATCCCACCCCCCCCGGGATGGGAATCCCGCCGGGAACGGGCGCCAATGAACCAAAAGCTGCGGGTTTGGCCCCGTTCCGGGGGGCTCGGGCCCGGAGCCCCCTCCCCTGATTTCCCCccgggggcgcggggccgggctgggggctgccctggctgtaGGAATAGCGGAGCTGCGGAAGATTTCCGGCTGTAGTCTGAATAAACGGGAGGGTTTCCAACCTCTGGGGTCTGGGGGCTtccccggggaggggggggtttggggctcCCCAAAACCACCGGGGCACAAAGAGATTCTCCCTGATTTTATTGGGGGCCGCGGAGCCCGGCGAGGTTTGAGGGGGGGTCCCCCAGGCCCGGCCCCCCCTCAGTGTGAGGGGTGGGAGGCGTTGGAGGGGGGGATCCCCGAGGGGACCCCCCCAGCTCCCGGCGAGGAGAGGGGCTCGAAGAAATAGAGCtgggaaagagaggaaggagtCAGAGCgatggggagggagggagggagggggtcCCCAAAGCCCCCCAGGACCCCTTCAGGGGCGTTTTAGGTTTAATTCCCACCCCCAGGTGCATTTTGGGGTTCATTTCCCACCCCCAGCTGCACACTCGGGGCTCTCAGACCCTTCCCCGGGTACATTTGGGGTTCAGTTCCTTTCCCCAGGTACATTTTGGGATCCATTTCCTGCCCCCCGGGGACATTTTGGGTACATTTTGGGGTACATTTGGGGTACATTTTGGGGGTACCTGGCAGCCCAGCGCCAGCAGCGCGTGCAGCAGCCCCAGCGCGGCGCCCCCGGCCCTCAGGGGGGGCCAGAAGGTGACGGCCAAGGCCAGGGCGGGGGGCACGGCCAGCACGGCCAGCACGGCCCAGCGCAGCCACGGCACCGGCAGCGCCCACAGCACCTGCGGGACCCCGAGAATCACCCGGGGAACCCCGGAAATAACCCGGGGAACCCCGGAAATCACCTGGGGAGAGCCCAGACACCACCTGGGGaacccaaaaaaatccaacccaagGCCGTAAAAATCACACAGAGGAGCCCCAGAAATAACTCGGGGACCCCGGAAATCACCCAGGGACCCACAAACACCCCGGGACCCTCCCGAAACTGCAAACGCTCTGGGGACCCCACAGATACCTCCAGGACCCCCCCGACACCCCAGGGTCTGCCAAAAACACCTCAAGACCCCCCCCAAACACTCCAGcaccccagggacccccccaaattcccctcgAGGACCCTCCCGAACACCCCAAAAAgagacccctccccaaatctgagcccccccctccccagtcTCCAGGCCCCCCACTCACGGCTGCGGGCACGAGGGTGGCCAGGGAGTATCCGTAGGCGCTGAGGGTCTGCAGGAGGCTGAaggagccccccgagcccccccggGCCCAGCGCAGAcccccccagagccccagcgGCACCAGCCCCGCGTAGCTGAACACCAGCGTCACGGCCACGGGCACTGCGGGGCGCGGGACAGGtttgggggggtcccgggggtccccgggctctgccctgagccccgggaatggggctgggggtgggagaTGGACCCCAATTCTGGGTTGGGGGGGGCAGAGTCACCCTAAATCCTCCCCAAAATAACCAGGGGAACCCCTCAGGCTTCTCGAGGAACCCCTAAATACCCCAGGGACCCCCCAAAATATCCCCTGAGCACCCCAGGGAACCTCCAAACACCACCGAGATCCCCCAAACACCCCCAAGATATCTCCTGGACACCCCCGGGTCCCCCCCGAGCACCCCCCAAAGGATCCATTCCCCAGTACCGATCCCCGGTCCCGGTCCCATTCCCTAATCCCAGTTCCGTTCCCTGATCCCGGTCCCGttccccgctcccggccccgttCCGTTCCCTCCCCTCACCGTGGTGGAAGCGCGGCCGGTACCGGTGCTCGGGGTTCCCCCGGGCAGCCCCGAGCTGGGAAAGGTCCCCGCTGACAGCCAGGGCCAGGGCGAGCGTGGTGCAGATCCAGAACGGGCCTGGAACGGGCCGGACCGGGCTGGGACCGGGACGGGACCGGGGACGGAACCGGGGCGGGACCGGGGGTGGAACCGGGAGAGCAGTGGGGATAAAACCGGGGAGAGGACCGGGACGGGACCGGGAGCGAGATGCGAGGGGAAACGgccccggtgccggtgccggtcccgGGCGGCGCCGCCCGTCCCTCACCGTACAGGTCGGGGTTGTTGCGCAGCCGGTGGCGCACAAAGTTCTTGCCCGGTACCGGCAGCACCGAGGCCTTGATGCGCTCCAGCacctgcggggacacgggcggggctcagccggggccgctcccggggccggggccgctcccggggccggggccggttCCGTACCTGCCGCGTGTCCACGTCAAAAAACGTCTGGTAATACTCGAAGGTCCAAAAGCCCCGCGGCTGCCGCTGCCCCGGCAGGAGCTGCACGGGGGTCACACCGGGCCGGGGTCACACCGGGCTcctcccggagcccc encodes the following:
- the CARM1 gene encoding LOW QUALITY PROTEIN: histone-arginine methyltransferase CARM1 (The sequence of the model RefSeq protein was modified relative to this genomic sequence to represent the inferred CDS: deleted 1 base in 1 codon); the protein is MAAVSVFPGVRLLTVGDANGEIQRHQEQQPLRLEVRTGPDSAAIALYGQEDVCVFKCSVSRETECSRVGKQSFIITLGCNSVLLQFGTPNDFCSFYNILKNCRGHNTERSVFSERTEESSAVQYFQFYGYLSQQQNMMQDYVRTGTYQRAILQNHSDFKDKIVLDVGCGSGILSFFAAQAGARKIYAVEASTMAQHAEVLVKSNNLTERIVVIPGKVEEVSLPEQVDIIISEPMGYMLFNERMLESYLHAKKYLKPSGNMFPTIGDVHLAPFTDEQLYMEQFTKANFWYQPSFHGVDLSALRGAAVDEYFRQPVVDTFDIRILMAKSVKYTVNFLEAKEGDLHRIEIPFKFHMLHSGLVHGLAFWFDVAFIGSIMTVWLSTAPTEPLTHWYQVRCLFQSPLFAKAGDTLSGTCLLIANKRQSYDISIVAQVDQTGSKSSNLLDLKNPFFRYTGTTPSPPPGSHYTSPSENMWNTGSSYNMSTGMAVAGMPAAYDLSSVIAGGSNVGHNNLIPLANTGIVNHTHSRMGSIMSTGIVQGSSSGQSGAGSSTHYPLNSQFTMGGPPISMASPMSITTNTMHYGS
- the YIPF2 gene encoding protein YIPF2, yielding MDEPRPHDLQEAPEPLSGASVTVPVPEPPEDGDDADTAELLPGQRQPRGFWTFEYYQTFFDVDTRQVLERIKASVLPVPGKNFVRHRLRNNPDLYGPFWICTTLALALAVSGDLSQLGAARGNPEHRYRPRFHHVPVAVTLVFSYAGLVPLGLWGGLRWARGGSGGSFSLLQTLSAYGYSLATLVPAAVLWALPVPWLRWAVLAVLAVPPALALAVTFWPPLRAGGAALGLLHALLALGCQLYFFEPLSSPGAGGVPSGIPPSNASHPSH